The sequence GAAGGCGGCGGCGATTTCCTTGGCCGGCTCGGTGAAGTTGGCCGCGACGGCCACCTGGACCTCCCGCGCGGCGGCGGGCGCGGCGGCGAGCAGGCTGGCCAGGGCGGCGAGTAGGATCGGCTTGAAGGACAGGGCTCTCAGTATCCGCGCTCCGGCGTGCAGGAAACGGGTCGTTATGTATCCTAGCTGCCGGACGACCTGCGGTGAAGCCGGCGGCGGAGTCAATCGACAAGGCGGCGCTCATTGACCGGCCACCGCATGGTCGAGAATGTCGGGTATCGCCGCGAACGCCGCGGCCCAGCCTCAGAACTTGAAGCGGGTTTCCAGCTTGACGCGGGGGGCCTGCTGGGTCTGGGGCAGATTGCGGTCCGGGGAGACCTGCTCATCGCCCAAGGACACCGCGCCGCCGACGTGCAGCGAGGGGGTCAGGTGATAATAGGCGCCGGCCTGGACGTCGCGCAGCTGCATGTCGCGGCCGGCGGGGGTATTCATGTCCAGCTTGAGGCTCCAGTGACCCTTGTCGTCCCACTGCACCGACTTGTGGATGGGGGCGAGGCCGAACTGGGCGAAGTCGTTGGGCGTGGCGGGGGTATTGGTCACGCTGAGCGTCGGGCGGGCGGAATCCGCGTGGGCCAGCGAAGCGCCCATAAGGACCATCGCTGCGATCGCCACTGCACTGATGCGAGCTTTCGCCGCCATCACACCCGCCTCAAACCCCTTAGACCCAAGGTCCGTCAAAAACGCCGGTAGACCACACGGGCCTTGAGGTCGCATTAAAGCCCCACGCCCCGTCAGGTCAATGCGTCAGCAGGTCTCGCCTCGCCCTGGCGGTCGTTCCGGCAGAGTCTGTTGCGCCCCGGCCACGCGATTCCTGTTTGGCCGAACGGCTCGCATGATATAGAGCCGCTTTGCGGGGATAGGCGGGGCGAGACGCCGGCGGGCTTTTCCGCGCCGAGCGTGAAGCGAACTGGAGAAGAACAAGAATGGTGTTGGTGCGTCGAGCGGCGATTGTGGCCGTGGCCCTGGGAGCCCTGGCCGTTGCAGGCTGCGCCCACAAGGACGCCGCCGGCCCGCGGCCCTATAGCAGCGGTGGCGGCTTCCATCCCTTTGGCGGCGGCCACCCAAAGGGTAACCCCGAGAAGGATGCGGCCCTGGGCGTGAACGCCTACCTGTGGCGCGCCTCGCTGGACACCCTGGCCTTCATGCCGCTGGCCTCGGCCGACCCCTATGGCGGCGTGATCATCACCGACTGGTACGCCAATCCGGAAAAGCCGGACGAGCGCTTCAAGTGCACGGTCTTCATCCTGGACACGCGCCTGCGCGCCGATGGCCTGAACGTGACCGTCAACAAGCAGGTCAAGGACGCCAACGGCGGCTGGATCGACGCAGCGGCCTCTGACCAGACCGCGACCGACATCGAAAACGCCATCCTGACCCGCGCGCGCCAGCTCAAGCTGTCGAACGTCGGCGGCTGATCCTCCCCTCGCATCGGCCATGGTCCGCTATAATCCGCAAGAGTCGGAACCCAGGTGGCGCAAGGCCTGGGCCGACGCCGACATCTTTCGCGCGGGGCCGATCGATGCGTCCGACCCGCGGCCGAAATACTACATCCTGGAGATGTTCCCCTATCCCTCGGGGCGCATCCACATGGGCCACGTGCGGAACTATAGCCTGGGCGACGTGATCGCCCGCTTCAAGCGCGCCCGCGGCTTCAACGTGCTGCACCCCATGGGCTGGGACGCCTTCGGACTGCCGGCCGAGAATGCGGCCATGGAGCGCGGGGTCAGCCCCCGGGACTGGACCTATCAGAACATCGACGCCATGCGCGATGAGCTGAAGCGGCTGGGCCTGTCGATCGACTGGTCGCGCGAGTTCGCCACCTGCGATCCCGAATATTACGGCCAGCAGCAGGCCTGGTTCATCGACCTGTGGAAGCGCGGCCTGGTCTATCGCCGCGAGGGCATGGTCAATTGGGACCCGGTCGACATGACCGTCCTGGCCAACGAGCAGGTGATCGACGGCCGCGGCTGGCGCTCCGGCGCAGTGGTGGAGAAGCGCAAGCTGAACCAGTGGTTCCTGCGCATCACCGACTATGCCGACGACCTCTTGGAAGGCCTGAAGACCCTGGATCGCTGGCCGGACAAGGTGCGGCTGATGCAGGAGAACTGGATCGGCAAGTCCAGCGGCCTGAAGATGACGTGGGCGTTCTCGGGCGCCGCGCCGGCGGGTTTCGAGGGCGGGATCGAGGTCTACACCACCCGGCCCGACACCCTGTTCGGGGCCAGCTTCGTGGCCGTCTCGGCCGACCATCCGCTGGCGGCGGCCCTGGCCGCGGCCGACCCCCGGGTCGACGCCTTCGTCCACGAATGCCGCCGTGGCGGCACGTCGGAGGCCGAGATCGAGTCGGCCGAAAAGCTGGGCTGGGACACCGGCCTGACAGTGACCCATCCGTTCGACCCAAACTGGAAGGTCCCGGTGTGGATCGCCAATTTCGTGCTGATGGACTACGGCACGGGCGCCATCTTCGGCTGCCCGGCCCACGACCAGCGCGACCTGGACTTCGTGCGCAAGTACGGCCTGCCGGTGAAGCCGGTGGTGCTGCCACCAGGCGCCGATCCCGTGGCCTTCGAGGTCGGCAAGGAAGCCTATGTCGGCCCGGGTCGGATCTATAATTCCGGCTTCCTGGACGGACTGGAGATCGAGGCGGCCAAGCAGGCGGCCATCGCCCGCATCGAGGCCCAAGGGCATGGCCAGGGCGCCACCGTCTATCGCCTGCGCGACTGGGGCATCGCCCGCCAGCGCGGCTGGGGCTGCCCGGTGCCGATCGTCCATTGCCCGGCCTGCGGCCCCGTGGCGGTTCCCAAGGACCAGTTGCCGGTGCGCCTGCCCGACGACCTGGACTTCAGCCGCCCGGGCAACGCCCTGGCGCGGCATCCGACCTGGAAGCACACGGTCTGCCCGACCTGCGGAACCGCGGCCGAGCGCGAGACCGACACGCTGGACACCTTCGTCGACTCGAGCTGGTACTTCGCCCGCTTCACCGCGCCGGACGCGGCGGAGCCGATCGACAGGGCCGCCGCCGATTACTGGATGCCGGTCGACCAGTATATCGGCGGCATCGAGCACGCCGTGTTGCACCTGCTCTACGCCCGCTTCGTCACCCGGGCCCTGGCCGACGAGGGCATGTTGAAGGCGAAGGAGCCCTTCACCGGCCTGTTCACCCAAGGCATGCTGACCCACGAGACCTATCGCCGGCAGAACGGCGACTGGGTCGAGCCGTCCGAGATCGAGATCACCGCGGAAGGCGCCACGCGTCGAGCGATCCTGATCGACAGCGGCGAGCCGGTGGTGATCGGCGACACCGAAAAGATGTCGAAGTCGAAGAAGAACACCGTCACGCCCAGCGTGATCTTCGACGACTATGGCGTCGACGCCGCGCGGCTGTTCGTGATGTCGGACTCCCCGCCGGACCGCGACGTGCAATGGACCACCGGCGGCATCGAAGGCGCATGGCGTTTCGTCAACCGGGTGTGGAACGAGTTCGACAGCCAGCCCCCCGGCGTCGCGCCCGCGGATACCGCCGCCGACCCCAAGGCGCACGAGCTGGTGCGGGCCACCCACCGCCTGACCGCGGCGGTGACCGAGGCCATCGACGGCTTCCGCTTCAACAGCGGCATCGCCCGGCTGTACGAATTCCTGAACACCCTCAAAACCTTGCCCGCCGAGGGCGCGAGCCCGGCGGTGCTGGCGGCGCGGCAGGAGGCCCTGTCGACCCTGGCGCGGCTGATCGCGCCCTTCACCCCGCACCTGGCCGAAAGCTGCTGGGAGCGGCTGGGCGAGACCGGCCTGGCCGTCGCAGCGCCCTGGCCGAGCTTCGACCCCGCCCTGGTCGCCCGCGACGAGGTGGTGCTGCCGGTGCAGATCAACGGCAAGCGCCGCGCTGAGATTCGCGCCCCCGCGGGCAGCCCCGAGGCCGAGGTCGAGAAGATCGCCCTGGCGGACGAGGCGGTTCGCAGCCATCTTGAGGGCGTGACCGTGCGCAAGGTGATCGTGGTCAAGGACCGCATCGTCAATATCGTGGTGGGATGAGCCGCATGAGCCCCAGCCTGGCCAGGATCGCTGTCGCGGGCGCAGCGCTCGCCGTCGCGACCGGCCTGTCGGGCTGCGGCTTCACCCCGCTCTACGCTGCCCCGGGCGTCACGGCCGGCTTGTCCTCGATCGAGGTCAATGTCGAGCATGGGCGCACCGCCTTCCTCCTGGCCCAGGACCTGGAAGACAGCCTGGCGCGCGACCGCTCGAGCCCGGCGGCCTATCGCCTGGACCTGCGGGTGCAGGAGCACCAGTACCCCCG is a genomic window of Phenylobacterium montanum containing:
- a CDS encoding DUF3576 domain-containing protein codes for the protein MVLVRRAAIVAVALGALAVAGCAHKDAAGPRPYSSGGGFHPFGGGHPKGNPEKDAALGVNAYLWRASLDTLAFMPLASADPYGGVIITDWYANPEKPDERFKCTVFILDTRLRADGLNVTVNKQVKDANGGWIDAAASDQTATDIENAILTRARQLKLSNVGG
- the leuS gene encoding leucine--tRNA ligase gives rise to the protein MVRYNPQESEPRWRKAWADADIFRAGPIDASDPRPKYYILEMFPYPSGRIHMGHVRNYSLGDVIARFKRARGFNVLHPMGWDAFGLPAENAAMERGVSPRDWTYQNIDAMRDELKRLGLSIDWSREFATCDPEYYGQQQAWFIDLWKRGLVYRREGMVNWDPVDMTVLANEQVIDGRGWRSGAVVEKRKLNQWFLRITDYADDLLEGLKTLDRWPDKVRLMQENWIGKSSGLKMTWAFSGAAPAGFEGGIEVYTTRPDTLFGASFVAVSADHPLAAALAAADPRVDAFVHECRRGGTSEAEIESAEKLGWDTGLTVTHPFDPNWKVPVWIANFVLMDYGTGAIFGCPAHDQRDLDFVRKYGLPVKPVVLPPGADPVAFEVGKEAYVGPGRIYNSGFLDGLEIEAAKQAAIARIEAQGHGQGATVYRLRDWGIARQRGWGCPVPIVHCPACGPVAVPKDQLPVRLPDDLDFSRPGNALARHPTWKHTVCPTCGTAAERETDTLDTFVDSSWYFARFTAPDAAEPIDRAAADYWMPVDQYIGGIEHAVLHLLYARFVTRALADEGMLKAKEPFTGLFTQGMLTHETYRRQNGDWVEPSEIEITAEGATRRAILIDSGEPVVIGDTEKMSKSKKNTVTPSVIFDDYGVDAARLFVMSDSPPDRDVQWTTGGIEGAWRFVNRVWNEFDSQPPGVAPADTAADPKAHELVRATHRLTAAVTEAIDGFRFNSGIARLYEFLNTLKTLPAEGASPAVLAARQEALSTLARLIAPFTPHLAESCWERLGETGLAVAAPWPSFDPALVARDEVVLPVQINGKRRAEIRAPAGSPEAEVEKIALADEAVRSHLEGVTVRKVIVVKDRIVNIVVG
- the lptE gene encoding LPS assembly lipoprotein LptE, which translates into the protein MSPSLARIAVAGAALAVATGLSGCGFTPLYAAPGVTAGLSSIEVNVEHGRTAFLLAQDLEDSLARDRSSPAAYRLDLRVQEHQYPRGLVVSGIATRYETHVTVTYRLIELSSGQVIKTGVEPVEVSYAATAQPYAEVSAQEDAEVRAANEAADRLRVTLAVFFAGRNRPAG
- a CDS encoding NtrZ family periplasmic regulatory protein — its product is MAAKARISAVAIAAMVLMGASLAHADSARPTLSVTNTPATPNDFAQFGLAPIHKSVQWDDKGHWSLKLDMNTPAGRDMQLRDVQAGAYYHLTPSLHVGGAVSLGDEQVSPDRNLPQTQQAPRVKLETRFKF